One Candidatus Nitrososphaera evergladensis SR1 genomic window carries:
- a CDS encoding response regulator, producing MQNIDSYRLAETILSTIESVFGPRVFDAFIEKISEDYLGGEMSVHAAIMQRPELFELAFIGILGSRTGGEILAKICERTKSELGLDDAVTTSYSKKGDFAKFVAATTTAGSQVGTIIMIVDDDKDILSGIEKSLIACGYNKVQTFNDPVKALEHFKSAYDNNNEKEEKRDYYHHNHVLVLTDIRMHGMDGLRLAEELLRINPDAKIMPMSAYQLDEKMKNHLRRVTRENLLQKPFGMKELCVAVRNATRAP from the coding sequence ATGCAAAACATAGATTCTTACAGATTGGCAGAGACAATCTTGTCGACGATAGAATCAGTCTTTGGCCCTCGGGTATTTGATGCGTTCATCGAAAAAATTTCAGAGGATTATCTAGGCGGGGAAATGAGCGTCCATGCAGCTATAATGCAAAGGCCAGAGCTGTTTGAGCTCGCATTTATTGGAATACTCGGGAGCAGGACAGGCGGGGAAATTCTTGCAAAGATCTGCGAACGAACAAAAAGCGAACTTGGCCTCGATGATGCAGTTACAACATCATATTCAAAGAAGGGAGATTTCGCCAAGTTCGTAGCAGCAACAACAACGGCAGGCTCACAGGTCGGGACGATCATCATGATTGTCGATGACGACAAGGATATTCTAAGCGGCATTGAGAAATCGCTGATTGCGTGTGGATACAACAAAGTTCAGACCTTTAATGACCCCGTCAAGGCACTGGAGCACTTCAAGTCCGCCTATGATAATAATAATGAGAAGGAGGAAAAGAGGGACTACTACCATCACAATCATGTCTTGGTGCTGACGGATATCCGTATGCATGGTATGGACGGTCTGCGCCTGGCTGAAGAACTTCTTCGTATCAATCCTGATGCCAAGATAATGCCAATGTCCGCGTATCAACTCGACGAGAAAATGAAGAACCATCTGCGTCGGGTGACTCGCGAAAACCTGCTTCAAAAGCCGTTTGGGATGAAAGAACTATGTGTTGCGGTTAGAAACGCGACACGTGCACCGTGA